The following is a genomic window from Pseudophryne corroboree isolate aPseCor3 chromosome 3, aPseCor3.hap2, whole genome shotgun sequence.
CGCGATGACTGTTCATCTAATACCTCAGATTTTGTTACACATCGTGCAGCTCATACACGTGATAAAATAtttccctgttctgagtgtgggaaaagttttacatgCACATcacgtcttgttacacatcagaaacgtcacacaggtgagaaaccatttccatgctctgagtgcgagaaaagttttacacacaaatcacagcttcttatacatcagagaagtcacacaggtgagaaaccatttacatgctctgagtgtgggaaaagttttatacacaaatcacagcttgttatacatcagagaagtcacacaggtgagaacccatttccatgctctgagtgtgggaaaagttgtgcaggcaaatcacagcttgttatacatcagagaagtcacacaggtgagaaaccatttccatgctctgagtgtgggaaaagttttccactcaaatcacagcttgttatacatcagagaagtcacacaggtgagaaaccatttccatgctctgattgtgggaaaagttttatactcaaatcacagcttgttatacatcagagaagtcacacaggtgagaaaccattttcatgctctgagtgtgggaaaagttttgcacgcaaatcacagcttgttatacatcagagaagtcacacaggtgagaacccatttccatgctctgagtgtgggaaaagttgtgcaggcaaatcacagcttgttactcatcagagaagtcacacaggtgagaacccatttccatgctctgagtgtgggaaaagttttccactcaaatcacagcttgttatacatcagagaagtcacacaggtgagaaaccatttccatgctctgattgtgggaaaagttttatactcaaatcacagcttgttatacatcagagaagtcacacaggtgagaaaccattttcatgctctgagtgtgggaaaagttttgcacgcaaatcacagcttgttatacatcagagaagtcacacaggtgagaaaccatttccatgctctgagtgtgcgaaaagttttgcacgcaaatcacatcttgttagacatcggaTAAGTCACGCAGGTGAGAAAGCATTTCCATGCTctcagtgtgggaaaagttttccactcaaatcacagcttgctagacatcagataagtcacacaggtaaaaaaccatttccatgctctgagtgtgaaaAAAGTTTTCCactcaaatcacagcttgttatacatcagagaagtcacacaggtgagaagccatttccatgctctgaggggtaaatttactaaggtgggagatttttagaactggtgatgttgcccatagcaaccaatcagattatatgtattatctgctagaagcagctagataaatggtaagtagaatctgattggttgccatgggcaacatcaccagttctaaaaaatctcccaccttagtaaatttacccctgagtgtgagaaatgttttctgtgtaaagcagaacttgttagacatcagagacatcacacaggtgagaaaccatttccttgctctgagtgtgggaaaagtttttcaCACAAATCAcagcttattacacatcagagaaatcacacaggtgagaaaccatttacatgctctgagtgtgggaaaagtttttcactcaaatcacagcttgttattcatcagagaactcacacaggtgagaaaccatttatatgctctgagtgtgggaaaagtttttcaCACAAATCAcagcttattacacatcagagaaatcacacaggtgagaaaccatttccatgctctgagtgtggggaaACTTTTTCACTCAAATCACAGcttattatacatcagagaagtcacacaggtgagaaaccatttatatgctctgagtgtgggaaaagttttacacttaaatcacagcttgttatacatcagagaagtcacacaggtgagaaaccattttcatgctcttattgtgggaaaagttttatactcaaatcacagcttgttatacatcagagaagtcacacaggtgagaaaccatttccatgctgtgagtgtgggaaaagttatgcatgcaaatcacagcttgttatacatcagagaagtcacacaggtgagaaaccatttcgatgctctgagtgtgggaaatgtttttcaggcAAATCGTATCTAGTTAAACATCAGAAATCACACGGGTGTAAAGCATTACTATGATCTGATACACAACAGGGTTGTAGCAACACTCCAGTCACACAGTGACACTTTTAAGTTACTGCAGATAATTGGAATGTGTGTCATTAATATAAGACTGGAAAAGATGACTCAGATGAAATTTACAGTATTTCTTTATTGCAGTAgacagggccagactgcccatctgttacctCTGGCATATTCCAGAAGGGCTGGTGGGCTCGGCCGGTTCCACAAACAGATGGGAAGGCCACACGCAGCCTCTAGCTCTCTGGTTTAGCTGCCCCCACTGCTCAAAGTGtgcgtctccatggaaatgggggtgtGGATTTGCTGCACATTCTTGTGCTTCGTGTTCTTGTGCCCTTTCTCCCCCCGTGATGTGCGCTTGCAAGTTTACAAATGCCCAATCCAGATAGGAGCCCCAGTTCGTCCCTGGCAGGAGATATCGGCACTTCTCTCCACATCAATAACAGACCATCATGTTATATAggcgtctatgggcctaattcaaggttgatcgcaaaggaaaatcttcctctaattggaaaatccatgtgcactgcaggtgggtcagatgtaacatgtgcagagagagttagatttaagtgggttgttttcaaacagaaatctaaactgcagtgtaaaattaaagcagccagtatttctctagcatccataagggatattggggacacattagtacgatgggaatagatggggtccaaaggaaccagtgcactttaaatttctccaactgggtgtgctggctcctcccctctatgccccctcctacaggca
Proteins encoded in this region:
- the LOC135054646 gene encoding zinc finger protein 271-like encodes the protein MKAKDIEGEEETYVTDMKAEDIEGEEETYVTDVKAEDIEGEEETYVTDMKAEDIEGEEETYVTEMKTEDTEEEETYVTDMKAKDIEGEEEMYVSGDQKCKEEEIPTDISTADGGTSRNSLEGDLILSADSKIEDNLTQDSPGDIPITLTTHPVPHSADTSSDPSNRDDCSSNTSDFVTHRAAHTRDKIFPCSECGKSFTCTSRLVTHQKRHTGEKPFPCSECEKSFTHKSQLLIHQRSHTGEKPFTCSECGKSFIHKSQLVIHQRSHTGENPFPCSECGKSCAGKSQLVIHQRSHTGEKPFPCSECGKSFPLKSQLVIHQRSHTGEKPFPCSDCGKSFILKSQLVIHQRSHTGEKPFSCSECGKSFARKSQLVIHQRSHTGENPFPCSECGKSCAGKSQLVTHQRSHTGENPFPCSECGKSFPLKSQLVIHQRSHTGEKPFPCSDCGKSFILKSQLVIHQRSHTGEKPFSCSECGKSFARKSQLVIHQRSHTGEKPFPCSECAKSFARKSHLVRHRISHAGEKAFPCSQCGKSFPLKSQLARHQISHTGKKPFPCSECEKSFPLKSQLVIHQRSHTGEKPFPCSEGKFTPECEKCFLCKAELVRHQRHHTGEKPFPCSECGKSFSHKSQLITHQRNHTGEKPFTCSECGKSFSLKSQLVIHQRTHTGEKPFICSECGKSFSHKSQLITHQRNHTGEKPFPCSECGETFSLKSQLIIHQRSHTGEKPFICSECGKSFTLKSQLVIHQRSHTGEKPFSCSYCGKSFILKSQLVIHQRSHTGEKPFPCCECGKSYACKSQLVIHQRSHTGEKPFRCSECGKCFSGKSYLVKHQKSHGCKALL